The following are encoded in a window of Saccharothrix longispora genomic DNA:
- a CDS encoding SSI family serine proteinase inhibitor, which yields MAPLPFLAAMAALAPLVSSPESSFVLNVQRGESLQIVNLTCEPSGGLHPRADLACDALSLVDGDVGRLSTGGDVICTLEYDPVRVRATGKWRGEDRWFEAEFPNPCVLRAETGPVFDF from the coding sequence ATGGCACCACTCCCCTTCCTCGCGGCGATGGCCGCGCTGGCTCCACTCGTCTCCTCACCGGAGTCGAGCTTCGTGCTGAACGTGCAGCGGGGTGAATCGCTCCAGATCGTCAACCTGACGTGCGAACCCTCCGGCGGCCTGCACCCCCGGGCGGACCTGGCGTGCGACGCGCTGTCCCTCGTGGACGGGGACGTCGGCCGGCTCTCCACCGGGGGCGACGTGATCTGCACCCTGGAGTACGACCCCGTCCGGGTGAGGGCGACCGGGAAGTGGCGGGGTGAGGACCGCTGGTTCGAGGCGGAGTTCCCGAACCCGTGCGTCCTGCGCGCCGAGACCGGCCCCGTGTTCGACTTCTGA
- a CDS encoding Gfo/Idh/MocA family protein: protein MRTALIGYGLGGAAFHAPFLSSSPDLELTAVVTGNADRAAEVAARYPGAEVVPSVEEVWARAGEFDLVVVTTPNRFHAGHARTALEHGLNAVVDKPFAGSAAEARELAGLAASRGLLLAPFHNRRWDGDFRTVARLVGDGALGAVHRFESRFERWRPEPKDGWKESGDPADLGSIVYDLGTHLVDQAVALFGRPTRVYAEVRALRRGVRAHDDAFLALTHPSGAVSHLWASALAAAPGPRFRVLGDRAAYVKDGMDPQEEALKAGAVPGGPGWGEEPAERWGLLGDTRVPTEPGAYQEFYAAVAAGRAPVPVADAITGLEVVEAAFESARTGDAIPLPG from the coding sequence ATGCGCACCGCACTGATCGGGTACGGGCTCGGCGGAGCCGCGTTCCACGCCCCCTTCCTGTCCTCCTCGCCGGACCTGGAGCTGACCGCCGTGGTCACCGGCAACGCCGACCGGGCGGCCGAGGTCGCGGCCCGCTACCCCGGCGCCGAGGTCGTCCCGTCGGTGGAGGAGGTGTGGGCGCGGGCGGGCGAGTTCGACCTCGTCGTGGTGACCACCCCGAACCGCTTCCACGCCGGGCACGCGCGCACCGCGCTGGAGCACGGGCTGAACGCGGTGGTGGACAAGCCGTTCGCCGGGTCGGCCGCGGAGGCGCGGGAGCTGGCCGGGCTGGCGGCGTCGCGCGGCCTGCTGCTGGCCCCGTTCCACAACCGGCGGTGGGACGGGGACTTCCGCACCGTCGCGCGGCTCGTCGGCGACGGCGCGCTCGGCGCGGTCCACCGGTTCGAGTCGCGGTTCGAGCGGTGGCGGCCCGAGCCGAAGGACGGCTGGAAGGAGTCCGGCGACCCGGCCGACCTCGGCAGCATCGTCTACGACCTGGGCACGCACCTGGTGGACCAGGCGGTGGCGCTGTTCGGCCGGCCGACCCGCGTGTACGCGGAGGTGCGGGCGCTGCGGCGGGGCGTCAGGGCGCACGACGACGCGTTCCTGGCGCTGACCCACCCGTCCGGCGCCGTGTCGCACCTGTGGGCGTCGGCGCTGGCGGCGGCGCCGGGCCCGCGGTTCCGGGTGCTGGGCGACCGGGCGGCGTACGTGAAGGACGGGATGGACCCGCAGGAGGAGGCGCTCAAGGCGGGCGCGGTGCCCGGCGGGCCGGGGTGGGGCGAGGAGCCCGCGGAGCGGTGGGGCCTGCTGGGCGACACCCGCGTGCCGACCGAGCCCGGCGCCTACCAGGAGTTCTACGCGGCCGTGGCCGCCGGGCGGGCGCCCGTCCCGGTGGCGGACGCGATCACCGGCCTGGAGGTCGTGGAGGCGGCGTTCGAGTCCGCCCGGACGGGTGACGCGATCCCGCTACCGGGCTGA
- the gcvH gene encoding glycine cleavage system protein GcvH → MTFPENLLYTPEHEWVDWAPGTREPVSVGITSYAAGSLGDIVFVELPAVGTRVASGEVCGELESTKSVSDLYAPVGGEVVEVNAAAVDDPSLINNDPYGAGWLFKVAVEDATGLLTAAKYAELTEA, encoded by the coding sequence GTGACCTTTCCGGAGAACCTGCTGTACACGCCCGAGCACGAGTGGGTCGACTGGGCGCCCGGCACCCGGGAGCCCGTGTCGGTCGGCATCACCTCGTACGCGGCCGGCTCGCTGGGCGACATCGTGTTCGTCGAGCTGCCCGCCGTGGGCACGCGCGTCGCGTCCGGCGAGGTGTGCGGCGAGCTGGAGTCGACCAAGTCGGTGAGCGACCTGTACGCGCCGGTCGGCGGTGAGGTCGTGGAGGTCAACGCGGCGGCGGTCGACGACCCGTCGTTGATCAACAACGACCCGTACGGCGCCGGGTGGCTGTTCAAGGTGGCCGTCGAGGACGCCACCGGCCTGCTGACCGCCGCGAAGTACGCGGAACTGACCGAGGCCTGA
- a CDS encoding ABC transporter permease subunit, with the protein MGNLIKAEFRKTTTTGLWWGLLIPTVLLALGWALGTGAIGKGIMDVVSSEEAEELTRLLGVDPAQWQVSLFGMARSINVATIFPMIFGGLAISNEINRRTITTTFLTAPTRVAALTAKLVVYVAWGAIYGIAIVAAVSIGIVITSDSGALPDPAGWLALAAVGVLSSILMTMFGVGVGALMTSVVGTTVVLILYMLIIENGIQLVLASQNLPEIIGFLPNGAVNGMTGSVASSLFLANAGVVPDELVEVMRAIAGALGAFDWWLSGLIFLVWTGLFFLGGWAATQRKDIT; encoded by the coding sequence ATGGGCAACCTGATCAAGGCGGAGTTCCGCAAGACGACCACCACGGGTCTGTGGTGGGGCCTGCTGATCCCGACCGTGCTGCTGGCGCTGGGCTGGGCGCTCGGCACCGGCGCCATCGGCAAGGGCATCATGGACGTCGTCAGCAGCGAGGAGGCCGAGGAGCTGACCAGGCTGCTCGGGGTGGACCCGGCGCAGTGGCAGGTCTCGCTGTTCGGCATGGCCCGCAGCATCAACGTGGCCACCATCTTCCCGATGATCTTCGGCGGGCTCGCGATCTCGAACGAGATCAACCGCAGGACGATCACCACGACGTTCCTCACCGCGCCCACGCGCGTCGCCGCGCTGACCGCGAAGCTCGTCGTCTACGTGGCGTGGGGCGCGATCTACGGCATCGCGATCGTGGCCGCGGTGAGCATCGGCATCGTGATCACCTCGGACTCCGGCGCGCTGCCGGACCCGGCCGGCTGGTTGGCGCTGGCCGCGGTCGGCGTCCTGTCGTCGATCCTGATGACGATGTTCGGCGTGGGCGTCGGCGCGCTGATGACGAGCGTGGTGGGCACCACCGTGGTGCTGATCCTCTACATGCTGATCATCGAGAACGGCATCCAGCTCGTGCTGGCCTCGCAGAACCTGCCGGAGATCATCGGCTTCCTGCCCAACGGCGCGGTGAACGGCATGACCGGGTCGGTCGCGTCGTCGCTGTTCCTGGCCAACGCGGGCGTGGTGCCGGACGAGCTGGTCGAGGTGATGCGGGCGATCGCGGGGGCGTTGGGGGCGTTCGACTGGTGGCTGAGCGGGTTGATCTTCCTGGTGTGGACCGGGTTGTTCTTCCTGGGCGGGTGGGCCGCCACCCAGCGCAAGGACATCACGTGA
- a CDS encoding DUF1828 domain-containing protein, producing the protein MTVDTNLLVDSYVDWITAAISAEVVDEEVVELTTPFLDRHNDHLQIYVEKQASDLYLLTDDGYIVGELKSSGVESRGRRREELLNRLLAGYGVDIVDGELQTKSTGQGLGQRMHSLVQAMLSVDDMFMLSQPSVHGIFFDDVAKFLDDSDVRYTPRAKFSGKSGLDHLVDFVIPKSRNAPERIVQILDTPRRDRVESMLFAVNDTRAARGSETEYYAIVNDLKNVPPEVVNAFSQYSVRAQPWSQREQLVQALAA; encoded by the coding sequence GTGACCGTGGACACGAACCTCCTGGTCGACTCCTACGTCGACTGGATAACGGCTGCGATTTCGGCCGAAGTGGTCGACGAAGAGGTCGTGGAGCTTACTACTCCCTTCCTCGACAGGCACAACGACCACCTTCAGATCTATGTCGAGAAGCAGGCCTCGGATCTCTACCTGCTCACCGATGACGGCTACATCGTCGGTGAGCTGAAGTCGAGTGGCGTGGAGAGCAGGGGGAGGCGGCGTGAAGAGCTGCTGAACCGACTGCTCGCCGGCTACGGGGTCGACATCGTCGACGGCGAGTTGCAGACCAAGTCGACGGGCCAGGGCCTGGGGCAGCGGATGCACAGCCTCGTGCAGGCGATGCTCAGTGTCGACGACATGTTCATGTTGTCCCAGCCGAGCGTGCACGGGATCTTCTTCGATGATGTGGCGAAGTTCCTGGACGACAGCGATGTGCGCTACACGCCTCGCGCCAAGTTCTCCGGCAAGAGCGGGCTCGACCATCTGGTCGACTTTGTCATCCCCAAGTCCCGCAACGCGCCCGAAAGAATTGTCCAGATACTGGACACCCCTCGTCGTGACCGTGTCGAGAGCATGCTCTTCGCGGTGAACGACACGCGTGCCGCACGCGGTTCCGAAACCGAGTACTACGCCATAGTGAACGACCTGAAGAACGTCCCGCCCGAGGTCGTGAACGCGTTCTCGCAGTACTCCGTTCGAGCGCAGCCCTGGTCGCAGCGCGAACAGCTCGTACAAGCCCTGGCGGCGTAG
- the ald gene encoding alanine dehydrogenase, producing the protein MRIAVPREIKNHEYRVALTPAGAHELASRGHDVFVEAGAGLGSAIADDEYVAAGAKVLAAAEDVWAEGDLVLKVKEPIAEEYPLLREGQVLFTYLHLAADRPLTRALLDSRTTAIAYETVQTPNGALPLLAPMSEVAGRLAPQVGAFSLMKPSGGRGVLPGGVPGVHPARVVVIGGGVAGLNAAGIAAGMGADVEILDTNVDRLRHIDALYQGRLRTVTSNRYAVEQAVREADLVVGAVLVPGAKAPKLVSNELVAGMKPGSVLVDIAIDQGGCFADSRPTTHADPTYQVHDSVFYCVANMPGAVPRTSTYALTNVTLPHAVALAEHGWRAALRADASLALGLNTHEGLLTNAPVAEAHDLEFTAPEI; encoded by the coding sequence GTGCGGATCGCAGTCCCCCGGGAGATCAAGAACCACGAGTACCGCGTCGCGCTGACCCCGGCCGGCGCGCACGAGCTGGCGTCGCGCGGTCACGACGTGTTCGTCGAGGCGGGCGCGGGTCTCGGCTCGGCCATCGCGGACGACGAGTACGTCGCCGCGGGTGCCAAGGTGCTCGCGGCGGCCGAGGACGTCTGGGCCGAGGGCGACCTGGTGCTCAAGGTCAAGGAGCCGATCGCCGAGGAGTACCCGCTGCTGCGCGAGGGGCAGGTGCTGTTCACCTACCTGCACCTGGCCGCCGACCGGCCGCTGACGCGGGCGCTGCTGGACTCCCGCACCACCGCCATCGCCTACGAGACCGTGCAGACGCCGAACGGCGCCCTGCCGCTGCTCGCCCCGATGTCCGAGGTCGCGGGCCGCCTCGCGCCCCAGGTGGGCGCGTTCTCGCTGATGAAGCCGTCCGGCGGCCGGGGCGTGCTGCCCGGCGGCGTGCCCGGCGTGCACCCGGCGCGGGTGGTGGTCATCGGCGGCGGCGTGGCCGGCCTGAACGCGGCCGGCATCGCCGCGGGCATGGGCGCCGACGTGGAGATCCTGGACACCAACGTCGACCGGCTGCGGCACATCGACGCGCTGTACCAGGGCCGCCTGCGCACCGTCACGTCGAACCGGTACGCGGTCGAGCAGGCCGTGCGCGAGGCCGACCTGGTCGTCGGCGCGGTCCTGGTGCCCGGCGCGAAGGCCCCCAAGCTGGTGTCCAACGAGCTGGTGGCCGGGATGAAGCCCGGTTCGGTGCTGGTGGACATCGCGATCGACCAGGGCGGCTGCTTCGCCGACTCCCGGCCGACCACGCACGCCGATCCGACCTACCAGGTGCACGACTCGGTGTTCTACTGCGTCGCCAACATGCCCGGCGCGGTCCCGCGCACCTCGACCTACGCGCTGACCAACGTGACGCTGCCGCACGCTGTCGCGCTGGCGGAGCACGGCTGGCGGGCGGCGCTGCGCGCGGACGCGTCGCTGGCGCTCGGCCTGAACACCCACGAGGGCCTGCTGACCAACGCGCCGGTCGCCGAGGCGCACGACCTGGAGTTCACCGCTCCCGAGATCTGA
- a CDS encoding MFS transporter yields the protein MATGMATSKVRRVALASSAGNAVELYDFLLYGTASALVFDKLFFPSFDPRIGTLLAFATFGAGFLARPLGGVVIGHFGDRIGRRSMLVLTLTATGVCTALIGLLPTYSSIGIAAPLLLVLLRLVQGFFLGGEQGGATLMAVEHAPPGRTGWYGSWTFLGSPLGLLLANGAMAASTAVSGDAFLDWGWRVPFLLSLALVGVGLYVRLSVEESPEFSAARESRGTVRLPVAEVLRRSWRTVLLGAGVNLGFTMFIFVVATFAVSYGTRQLGMTRATLLNAGLIGAFTQAVAILVFARLSDRVGRLPVMLGGAVFLGLYAFPFFRLLETRSTGLVVLAMVLAFTGSAALFGPMPAYYAELFGTRVRYSGVSLSYQLGAVLGGGLSPIVATWLLGATPTHDSWPISLYLVAGALVSALCLLGVGETLRRGAGSAR from the coding sequence ATGGCTACCGGGATGGCGACGTCGAAGGTGCGCAGGGTGGCGCTGGCGAGTTCGGCCGGCAACGCGGTGGAGCTGTACGACTTCCTGCTCTACGGGACGGCGTCCGCGCTCGTGTTCGACAAGCTGTTCTTCCCGTCCTTCGACCCGCGGATCGGCACGCTGCTCGCGTTCGCCACGTTCGGCGCCGGCTTCCTCGCCCGGCCGCTCGGCGGCGTCGTGATCGGGCACTTCGGCGACCGGATCGGGCGGCGGTCGATGCTCGTGCTCACGCTCACCGCGACCGGCGTGTGCACCGCGCTGATCGGGCTGCTGCCGACCTACTCGTCCATCGGGATCGCCGCGCCGCTGCTGCTCGTGCTGCTGCGCCTGGTGCAGGGCTTCTTCCTCGGCGGGGAGCAGGGCGGGGCCACGCTGATGGCGGTCGAGCACGCGCCGCCCGGCCGCACCGGGTGGTACGGCAGCTGGACGTTCCTCGGGTCGCCCCTGGGCCTGCTGCTGGCCAACGGCGCGATGGCCGCGTCCACCGCGGTGTCCGGCGACGCGTTCCTCGACTGGGGCTGGCGGGTGCCGTTCCTGCTCAGCCTCGCGCTGGTCGGCGTCGGCCTGTACGTGCGGCTGTCGGTGGAGGAGAGCCCGGAGTTCAGCGCGGCCCGCGAGTCGCGCGGCACGGTCCGGCTGCCGGTCGCCGAGGTGCTGCGCCGGTCGTGGCGGACGGTGCTGCTGGGCGCGGGCGTGAACCTCGGCTTCACCATGTTCATCTTCGTCGTGGCCACGTTCGCCGTGTCGTACGGGACCAGGCAGCTCGGGATGACCCGCGCGACGCTGCTCAACGCCGGGCTGATCGGCGCGTTCACCCAGGCGGTGGCCATCCTCGTGTTCGCGCGGCTGTCCGACCGGGTCGGCCGGCTGCCGGTGATGCTCGGCGGCGCGGTGTTCCTGGGCCTGTACGCGTTCCCGTTCTTCCGGCTGCTGGAGACCCGGTCGACCGGGTTGGTGGTGCTCGCGATGGTGCTGGCGTTCACCGGGTCGGCCGCGCTGTTCGGGCCGATGCCCGCCTACTACGCGGAGCTGTTCGGCACGCGGGTCCGCTACAGCGGCGTGTCGTTGAGCTACCAGCTGGGCGCGGTGCTGGGCGGCGGGCTGTCCCCGATCGTGGCGACGTGGCTGCTGGGCGCCACGCCGACGCACGACTCGTGGCCGATCTCGCTCTACCTGGTCGCCGGGGCGCTGGTCAGCGCCCTGTGCCTGCTGGGCGTCGGCGAGACGCTGCGGCGCGGCGCCGGTTCAGCCCGGTAG
- a CDS encoding L-serine ammonia-lyase has translation MAISVFDLFSVGIGPSSSHTVGPMRAATMFVDRLGARTSSVDRVHVELFGSLGATGHGHGSPKAVLLGLEGHRPEDVDPVAASARVEEVRATGRLRLGGAHEIRFTEDTDLVMHRRKSLPLHPNGMRFEAFAGSTPVDSAVYYSVGGGFVVDETASGSDRIKPDSTPLAHPFRTGDELLARTRETGLPISGLMLANERSWRGEAEVRSGLLHIWQVMQECVERGCTETGELPGGLKVRRRAAEMRAGLTAEHYATDPLRVMDWVTLFALAVNEENAAGGRVVTAPTNGAAGIVPAVLHYYTRFVPGASDEGVVRFLLTAGAIGVLFKENASISGAEVGCQGEVGSACSMAAGGLAEVLGGTPEQVENAAEIAMEHNLGLTCDPIGGLVQIPCIERNALASIKAITAARMALRGDGSHFVSLDKVIKTMRETGKDMHHKYKETARGGLAVNVIEC, from the coding sequence GTGGCGATCAGCGTGTTCGACCTGTTCTCCGTGGGCATCGGTCCGTCGAGCTCGCACACGGTCGGGCCGATGCGCGCGGCGACGATGTTCGTGGACCGCCTGGGCGCACGAACGAGTTCAGTCGACCGGGTGCACGTGGAGCTGTTCGGGTCACTCGGCGCGACCGGCCACGGACACGGCAGCCCCAAGGCCGTGCTGCTCGGCCTGGAGGGCCACCGGCCCGAGGACGTGGACCCGGTGGCCGCCTCCGCGCGGGTCGAGGAGGTCCGGGCGACCGGGCGGCTGCGGCTCGGCGGCGCGCACGAGATCCGCTTCACCGAGGACACCGACCTGGTGATGCACCGGCGCAAGTCGTTGCCGCTGCACCCCAACGGGATGCGCTTCGAGGCGTTCGCCGGTTCCACGCCGGTGGACTCGGCCGTCTACTACTCGGTGGGCGGCGGCTTCGTGGTCGACGAGACCGCGTCCGGCAGCGACCGGATCAAGCCGGACAGCACGCCGCTCGCGCACCCGTTCCGCACCGGGGACGAACTGCTCGCGCGGACCCGGGAGACCGGGCTGCCGATCAGCGGGCTGATGCTGGCCAACGAGCGGTCGTGGCGCGGCGAGGCCGAGGTCCGGTCGGGCCTGCTGCACATCTGGCAGGTCATGCAGGAGTGCGTGGAGCGGGGCTGCACCGAGACCGGCGAACTGCCCGGCGGGCTCAAGGTGCGGCGGCGGGCGGCCGAGATGAGGGCCGGGCTGACCGCCGAGCACTACGCCACGGACCCGCTGCGGGTGATGGACTGGGTGACCCTGTTCGCGCTGGCGGTCAACGAGGAGAACGCCGCCGGCGGTCGCGTCGTCACCGCCCCCACCAACGGCGCGGCCGGCATCGTGCCCGCGGTGCTGCACTACTACACGAGGTTCGTGCCGGGCGCGTCCGACGAGGGCGTGGTGCGGTTCCTGCTCACGGCGGGCGCGATCGGCGTGCTGTTCAAGGAGAACGCGTCGATCTCCGGCGCCGAGGTCGGCTGCCAGGGCGAGGTCGGCTCGGCCTGCTCGATGGCCGCCGGCGGTCTCGCCGAGGTGCTCGGGGGGACGCCGGAGCAGGTCGAGAACGCGGCCGAGATCGCGATGGAGCACAACCTCGGGCTGACCTGCGACCCGATCGGCGGGCTCGTGCAGATCCCGTGCATCGAGCGCAACGCGCTGGCCTCGATCAAGGCCATCACGGCGGCGCGCATGGCGCTGCGGGGCGACGGGTCGCACTTCGTGTCCCTGGACAAGGTCATCAAGACCATGCGGGAGACGGGCAAGGACATGCACCACAAGTACAAGGAGACGGCGCGCGGCGGCCTGGCGGTGAACGTCATCGAGTGCTGA
- a CDS encoding ABC transporter ATP-binding protein, translating into MHDGSGRIVVQNLTKQFGPVAAVQNLSFTVEPGSVTGFLGPNGAGKTTTLRMLLGLVTPTSGIGLINGRPFHQLGNPGRVVGAVLEAQGFHPKRSARNHLRVYAAAIGVPDSRADQVLQLVGLGAAGERRAGGFSLGMKQRLALATALLGDPQVLVLDEPANGLDPEGIAWLRTFLQSFARSGRTVLISSHLLAEVEQTVDQVVIVSRGQTMYYGALDNLRDQQQARVLVQPSDAGALVAALREDGVAGIEQLPDGRIAVAGVEAKQVADTALRAGVSIYGIQEEKADLERLFFQLTNGQYAAPAQAQYGAQAQYGAQAQYGAPAQYGQQQPPVPPAGSGYYAPPAGYQQQPGYQQPGYQPQGYQQQGYQQPPSGYHQPVAGYPQQETPPQGMPPQGTPPQGYPQQPPQAPGYQQPPQDNPYGQQQGGGLGGGA; encoded by the coding sequence GTGCACGACGGCAGTGGCCGCATCGTGGTGCAGAACTTGACCAAGCAGTTCGGTCCGGTCGCAGCGGTGCAGAACTTGAGCTTCACGGTGGAACCCGGTTCGGTTACCGGGTTCCTCGGTCCCAACGGCGCGGGCAAGACGACGACGCTGCGCATGCTCCTCGGGTTGGTGACCCCGACCTCGGGCATCGGCCTGATCAACGGCAGGCCGTTCCACCAGCTCGGCAACCCGGGGCGGGTCGTGGGCGCGGTGCTGGAGGCCCAGGGCTTCCACCCGAAGCGCTCGGCGCGCAACCACCTGCGCGTGTACGCGGCGGCGATCGGCGTGCCCGACTCGCGCGCCGACCAGGTCCTCCAGCTGGTGGGCCTGGGCGCGGCGGGCGAGCGCCGGGCGGGCGGGTTCTCGCTGGGCATGAAGCAGCGGTTGGCGCTGGCCACCGCGCTGCTCGGCGACCCGCAGGTCCTCGTGCTCGACGAGCCGGCCAACGGCCTCGACCCGGAGGGCATCGCCTGGCTGCGGACGTTCCTCCAGTCGTTCGCCCGCAGCGGTCGCACCGTGCTGATCTCCAGCCACCTGCTGGCGGAGGTCGAGCAGACGGTGGACCAGGTGGTCATCGTCAGCCGGGGGCAGACCATGTACTACGGGGCGCTGGACAACCTGCGCGACCAGCAGCAGGCACGCGTGCTCGTGCAGCCGTCGGACGCCGGGGCGCTGGTCGCGGCGCTCCGCGAGGACGGCGTGGCGGGCATCGAGCAGCTGCCGGACGGCCGGATCGCGGTCGCCGGCGTGGAGGCGAAGCAGGTCGCCGACACGGCCCTGAGGGCCGGTGTGTCGATCTACGGCATCCAGGAGGAGAAGGCCGACCTGGAGCGCCTGTTCTTCCAGCTCACCAACGGTCAGTACGCGGCGCCGGCCCAGGCCCAGTACGGAGCCCAGGCCCAGTACGGAGCCCAGGCCCAGTACGGGGCACCGGCCCAGTACGGACAGCAGCAGCCGCCGGTCCCGCCCGCGGGCAGCGGCTACTACGCGCCGCCGGCCGGGTACCAGCAGCAGCCGGGCTACCAGCAGCCGGGCTACCAACCGCAGGGGTACCAGCAGCAGGGGTACCAGCAGCCGCCGTCGGGCTACCACCAGCCGGTGGCCGGCTACCCGCAGCAGGAGACGCCCCCGCAGGGGATGCCTCCCCAGGGGACACCCCCGCAGGGCTATCCGCAGCAACCGCCACAGGCACCCGGGTACCAGCAGCCGCCGCAGGACAACCCGTACGGACAGCAGCAGGGTGGCGGCCTCGGGGGCGGTGCGTGA
- a CDS encoding DUF6978 family protein, with the protein MGERRRDPVLRPRCAKVPQEPAQSAFQLRYRREIVLARLCTSVPHANPDGASLRFPHFHTYRESFDDKWAVEVEIKGDLASALQFFCKKINLPEPVIQGGLA; encoded by the coding sequence ATTGGAGAGCGACGACGGGACCCGGTACTTCGTCCTCGATGTGCGAAGGTCCCGCAGGAACCCGCGCAAAGCGCGTTTCAACTCCGTTACCGGAGGGAAATCGTGCTAGCCCGCCTCTGCACGTCTGTCCCCCACGCCAACCCCGACGGCGCGAGTCTCAGGTTCCCCCACTTCCACACCTATCGGGAGAGCTTCGACGACAAGTGGGCCGTTGAAGTCGAGATCAAGGGCGACCTGGCGTCCGCCCTGCAATTCTTCTGCAAGAAGATAAATCTTCCCGAGCCGGTGATCCAGGGAGGGCTCGCGTGA
- a CDS encoding glutathione peroxidase, with amino-acid sequence MSIHDIPVRTLAGEESSLGEHAGKALLVVNVASKCGLTPQYKGLERLQERYAERGFSVVGFPCNQFMGQEPGTAEEIATFCSTTYGVTFPLYEKIDVNGPSRHPVYAELTGAPDPDGATGDVQWNFEKFLLSPTGEVLARFRPATDPEADEVVEAIEAALP; translated from the coding sequence ATGAGCATCCACGACATCCCGGTGCGCACCCTCGCGGGTGAGGAGTCCAGCCTGGGCGAGCACGCGGGCAAGGCGCTGCTGGTGGTCAACGTGGCGTCGAAGTGCGGGCTGACGCCGCAGTACAAGGGCCTGGAGCGGCTCCAGGAGCGCTACGCGGAGCGCGGCTTCTCGGTGGTCGGCTTCCCGTGCAACCAGTTCATGGGCCAGGAGCCGGGCACGGCGGAGGAGATCGCGACCTTCTGCTCCACCACGTACGGCGTCACGTTCCCGCTGTACGAGAAGATCGACGTCAACGGCCCGTCCCGCCACCCGGTGTACGCGGAGCTGACCGGGGCCCCGGACCCCGACGGCGCGACCGGTGACGTCCAGTGGAACTTCGAGAAGTTCCTGCTGTCCCCGACCGGCGAAGTCCTCGCCCGCTTCCGCCCGGCCACCGACCCCGAGGCGGACGAGGTCGTGGAGGCGATCGAAGCCGCGCTGCCGTAG